One segment of Patulibacter sp. SYSU D01012 DNA contains the following:
- a CDS encoding Rrf2 family transcriptional regulator — translation MIFTTKAEYGVRLMVRLGELPGDEPVSLKSVAETERLPLAYLERIVALLRRAGLVASTRGAHGGYRLARPADQIRMDEVILALEGAVAPMSCFVDDREADGDRVLCSHLEDSGTGCATKLLWTRVQGGVHRALQQTTLAELVTFQTPPDPVGTGAAERRPAAV, via the coding sequence GTGATCTTCACGACCAAGGCCGAGTACGGCGTCCGGCTGATGGTCCGGCTGGGCGAGCTGCCGGGGGACGAGCCCGTCTCCCTGAAGTCCGTGGCCGAGACGGAGCGGCTGCCGCTCGCGTACCTGGAGCGCATCGTCGCGCTCCTCCGCCGCGCCGGGCTCGTCGCCAGCACGCGCGGCGCCCACGGCGGCTACCGCCTGGCGCGTCCGGCGGACCAGATCCGCATGGACGAGGTCATCCTGGCGCTCGAGGGCGCCGTCGCCCCGATGTCCTGCTTCGTCGACGACCGCGAGGCGGACGGCGACCGCGTGCTGTGCTCCCACCTGGAGGACAGCGGCACGGGCTGCGCCACGAAGCTCCTGTGGACTCGCGTCCAGGGCGGCGTGCACCGCGCCCTGCAGCAGACGACGCTCGCCGAGCTCGTCACCTTCCAGACCCCGCCCGACCCGGTCGGGACCGGCGCCGCCGAGCGCCGCCCCGCCGCGGTCTAG
- a CDS encoding bifunctional diguanylate cyclase/phosphodiesterase, with the protein MPTERSAPSTPQHDPVVGTVRRSTIGLVLVAVLAAAAVAAVAVEPVDAQGAVTGPWLRVFEGLLVVVGFVGLRFTVRVATARREWAAFSFLGAAGVMAVGSLVLLTDDPALAGHFKGDVAQNLPQLLAGPLAACGVLLLSRPVRGFVEGTRLVLDGVLIGCGVSVVVWYLALQPLSEAHYGPQGAPSMAIAYLALDTIAIALGLMAMLRVSVPLRRNVLAAVVGLCWLMVGDALRGFEFLPPGIPELSASEACWALGIASLAAAVWIPVGGATEERPRHTWWWWSAMPYFFVIPVAAVLVSAAVRGDLEPEVVVGAAVIIALLGLRHVLTLSENVALTDRLTATVRGLEHRAAHDELTGLLNRTGLIRRLDGMRAQQEEGRLCSVGLVFIDVDRFKGVNDTLGHAAGDAVLRAVAERLRTVVAADGADAARFAGDEFVLLLPGVGEPAGVLARAQDALDAIERPIPLDDGGEIVVTASAGVTIATRLDVGEAMVREADIAMFEAKSGGRARIEVFEEDLRQRSEVRMEVEQDLRRALAAPDSQFEVHLQPLALLDEDRLWGAEALVRWRHPEKGMVLPGRFLPVAEESGMIVPLGDVILAEACAAAVAIPGLIVSVNLSPRQIHDSKLVATVRQTLETQGLAPARLCLEVTEDILVDDRTITVLENIQGLGVRVAIDDFGIGASSLRQLRRIPGAVVKIDRSFLENIDGERGGDDRVMVKALVSIAEQLELEIVAEGIERQSQLEIVRDLGVPIGQGWYLGAPQRAAAFVTERGGRPLVRRTPRR; encoded by the coding sequence GTGCCGACCGAGCGCTCCGCCCCTTCCACGCCGCAGCACGATCCCGTCGTCGGGACGGTCCGCCGGTCGACGATCGGGCTCGTCCTCGTCGCGGTCCTGGCGGCCGCGGCCGTGGCCGCCGTCGCGGTCGAGCCCGTCGACGCCCAGGGCGCGGTGACCGGGCCCTGGCTGCGGGTCTTCGAGGGGCTCCTCGTCGTGGTCGGCTTCGTCGGCCTGCGCTTCACGGTCCGGGTCGCGACGGCCCGACGGGAGTGGGCGGCGTTCTCGTTCCTCGGGGCGGCCGGCGTCATGGCCGTCGGCTCGCTGGTCCTCCTGACCGACGACCCCGCCCTCGCCGGGCACTTCAAGGGCGACGTCGCGCAGAACCTGCCGCAGCTGCTGGCGGGGCCGCTCGCGGCGTGCGGGGTGCTGCTGCTCTCGCGACCGGTGCGCGGGTTCGTCGAGGGCACCCGCCTGGTCCTCGACGGCGTGCTGATCGGCTGCGGCGTGTCCGTCGTGGTCTGGTACCTGGCGCTCCAGCCGCTGAGCGAGGCGCACTACGGTCCGCAGGGCGCGCCGTCGATGGCGATCGCGTACCTGGCGCTCGACACGATCGCCATCGCGCTCGGGCTGATGGCGATGCTCCGCGTCTCCGTGCCGCTGCGGCGGAACGTGCTCGCGGCGGTCGTCGGGCTCTGCTGGCTGATGGTCGGCGACGCGCTGCGCGGGTTCGAGTTCCTGCCGCCCGGCATCCCCGAGCTCTCGGCGAGCGAGGCGTGCTGGGCGCTGGGCATCGCCTCGCTGGCGGCCGCGGTGTGGATCCCGGTCGGCGGCGCGACCGAGGAGCGTCCGCGCCACACCTGGTGGTGGTGGAGCGCGATGCCGTACTTCTTCGTCATCCCGGTCGCGGCGGTGCTCGTCAGCGCGGCCGTCCGCGGCGACCTCGAGCCCGAGGTGGTCGTCGGCGCCGCGGTCATCATCGCCCTGCTCGGCCTGCGCCACGTGCTCACGCTGAGCGAGAACGTCGCCCTGACGGACCGCCTGACCGCGACGGTGCGGGGCCTCGAGCACCGTGCCGCGCACGACGAGCTGACCGGCCTCCTCAACCGCACGGGCCTGATCCGTCGCCTCGACGGCATGCGGGCGCAGCAGGAGGAGGGCCGCCTGTGCTCCGTGGGCCTCGTCTTCATCGACGTCGACCGCTTCAAGGGCGTCAACGACACCCTCGGCCACGCCGCCGGCGACGCGGTCCTGCGGGCGGTCGCTGAACGCCTGCGCACGGTGGTGGCCGCCGACGGCGCCGACGCCGCGCGGTTCGCCGGCGACGAGTTCGTGCTGCTGCTCCCCGGCGTCGGCGAGCCGGCCGGGGTGCTCGCCCGGGCCCAGGACGCCCTGGACGCCATCGAGCGCCCGATCCCGCTCGACGACGGCGGCGAGATCGTCGTCACGGCGTCGGCCGGCGTCACGATCGCGACCCGGCTGGACGTCGGCGAGGCGATGGTGCGCGAGGCCGACATCGCGATGTTCGAGGCGAAGTCGGGCGGACGGGCGCGCATCGAGGTCTTCGAGGAGGACCTGCGGCAGCGGTCCGAGGTGCGCATGGAGGTCGAGCAGGACCTGCGGCGCGCGCTCGCGGCGCCGGACTCGCAGTTCGAGGTCCACCTGCAGCCGCTCGCGCTGCTCGACGAGGACCGCCTGTGGGGCGCCGAGGCGCTCGTCCGCTGGCGCCATCCCGAGAAGGGGATGGTGCTGCCCGGACGCTTCCTGCCGGTGGCCGAGGAGAGCGGCATGATCGTGCCGCTCGGCGACGTCATCCTGGCCGAGGCGTGTGCCGCGGCGGTGGCGATCCCCGGCCTGATCGTGTCGGTGAACCTGTCGCCGCGGCAGATCCACGACTCCAAGCTCGTGGCGACGGTCCGGCAGACGCTGGAGACCCAGGGGCTCGCGCCCGCTCGGCTGTGCCTGGAGGTCACCGAGGACATCCTCGTCGACGACCGCACGATCACCGTCCTCGAGAACATCCAGGGCCTGGGCGTGCGGGTGGCCATCGACGACTTCGGCATCGGCGCGTCGTCGCTGCGGCAGCTGCGCCGCATCCCGGGCGCGGTGGTGAAGATCGACCGCTCGTTCCTCGAGAACATCGACGGCGAGCGGGGCGGCGACGACCGCGTCATGGTCAAGGCGCTCGTCTCGATCGCCGAGCAGCTCGAGCTGGAGATCGTCGCCGAGGGCATCGAGCGGCAGAGCCAGCTCGAGATCGTGCGGGACCTGGGCGTGCCGATCGGGCAGGGCTGGTACCTGGGCGCCCCGCAGCGCGCCGCGGCGTTCGTCACCGAGCGCGGCGGACGCCCGCTCGTGCGGCGCACCCCGCGCCGCTAG
- a CDS encoding mechanosensitive ion channel family protein encodes MSLASTFAPVLAAAAENLTDEEKARIARSAANRLDRVCGDEGTWQSSACRSIYDGTVGSTQDTWNRYAAEAVHWLLTGGLSILLIFVVAWIVNRLLRRLVVKLGRRVGTSRISRGLSAVRRITPAALLETQEISVRGTQRREAVLGIMKSLVSVFVYTTAVFMALGQIGVDVGPLLAGAGVLGVALGFGAQTLVADFLSGIFILVEDQYGVGDEITFRPKSAAGEPVLGTVEALSLRNTRLRALDGTVWHVPNGEMRAVGNQSQHWSRAVLDVPITHDTDVAKAKAVIARVAEKIREHDPSVLEPPEVWGVQALNANGVTIRLVIKTTPSQQWRVTRQLREAMLKAFAEEGLRMPVAEAPAGEALPSV; translated from the coding sequence GTGAGTCTCGCTTCGACCTTCGCGCCCGTCCTGGCCGCGGCCGCCGAGAACCTGACCGACGAGGAGAAGGCCCGCATCGCGCGCAGCGCGGCCAACCGCCTCGACCGGGTGTGCGGCGACGAGGGCACCTGGCAGTCCAGCGCCTGCCGCAGCATCTACGACGGCACGGTCGGCTCCACGCAGGACACGTGGAACCGCTACGCGGCCGAGGCGGTCCACTGGCTCCTCACCGGCGGCCTGTCGATCCTGCTGATCTTCGTCGTCGCCTGGATCGTCAACCGCCTGCTGCGGCGCCTCGTCGTCAAGCTCGGCCGGCGCGTCGGCACGAGCCGGATCTCGCGGGGCCTGTCGGCGGTCCGGCGGATCACCCCGGCCGCGCTGCTCGAGACGCAGGAGATCAGCGTCCGCGGGACCCAGCGCCGCGAGGCGGTGCTGGGGATCATGAAGAGCCTGGTCTCCGTCTTCGTCTACACGACGGCGGTGTTCATGGCCCTCGGCCAGATCGGCGTCGACGTCGGTCCGCTGCTCGCCGGCGCCGGCGTGCTCGGCGTCGCGCTCGGCTTCGGCGCGCAGACCCTCGTCGCGGACTTCCTCTCCGGCATCTTCATCCTCGTCGAGGACCAGTACGGCGTCGGCGACGAGATCACGTTCCGGCCGAAGTCCGCGGCGGGCGAGCCGGTGCTCGGCACGGTGGAGGCGCTCAGCCTGCGCAACACCCGCCTGCGCGCGCTCGACGGCACGGTCTGGCACGTACCCAATGGCGAGATGCGCGCCGTCGGCAACCAGAGCCAGCACTGGTCCCGGGCGGTGCTCGACGTGCCGATCACGCACGACACGGACGTGGCGAAGGCCAAGGCCGTGATCGCGCGGGTGGCCGAGAAGATCCGCGAGCACGACCCCAGCGTGCTCGAGCCGCCGGAGGTGTGGGGCGTGCAGGCCCTGAACGCCAACGGCGTCACGATCCGGCTCGTCATCAAGACGACGCCGTCCCAGCAGTGGCGCGTGACGCGCCAGCTGCGCGAGGCGATGCTGAAGGCGTTCGCCGAGGAAGGCCTGCGGATGCCGGTCGCCGAGGCGCCCGCCGGCGAGGCGCTGCCGAGCGTCTGA
- a CDS encoding DEAD/DEAH box helicase: MTQKTFAELGVSNAVVTALQENGMESPFAVQELALPDALAGRDILVSSPTGSGKTIAFGVALVEGVEATDPRPSALVLVPTRELATQIVDEIRELAHSRALAITAVFGGAGIEKQAKLASRSHILVATPGRLEDLLQRGSVSLAEVKMLVLDEADRMLDMGFQPAVKRIVSRTRSDRQTLFLSATLDGRVGEIARAYTRDPKLIEYTPPQQDQGKIVHHFRRVTRDEKIEHLVEHLRDAERGLTVVFVKTKFGADKVVRKLKAASVDAVALHGNRSQAQRRKALAAFEQGEVTTLVATDVAARGLDVEGVTHVLQYDIPVDMETYTHRVGRTGRAGRSGIGVTFVEPEEELDMGVMGRDLELHEELGRAGLRVAQPGEKGPGVQRKQAPRQPRPGREGGQGGGGRGPQGGGRRAGQSRSDHPGGGRGDGQGGRGRSRGEGGRGGHGQGGRSGGRSGGRQGGRGGR; the protein is encoded by the coding sequence ATGACCCAGAAGACCTTCGCCGAGCTCGGCGTGTCGAACGCCGTCGTCACCGCGCTGCAGGAGAACGGGATGGAGTCGCCGTTCGCCGTCCAGGAGCTCGCGCTCCCCGACGCGCTGGCCGGCCGCGACATCCTCGTGTCCTCCCCCACCGGCTCCGGCAAGACGATCGCCTTCGGCGTCGCGCTCGTCGAGGGCGTCGAGGCGACGGACCCGCGCCCGAGCGCGCTCGTCCTCGTCCCGACCCGCGAGCTCGCGACGCAGATCGTCGACGAGATCCGCGAGCTGGCGCACTCCCGCGCGCTCGCCATCACCGCCGTCTTCGGCGGCGCCGGCATCGAGAAGCAGGCCAAGCTGGCCTCGCGCTCGCACATCCTCGTCGCGACCCCCGGCCGCCTGGAGGACCTGCTGCAGCGCGGCTCCGTCTCGCTGGCCGAGGTGAAGATGCTCGTCCTGGACGAGGCCGACCGCATGCTCGACATGGGCTTCCAGCCCGCCGTGAAGCGCATCGTGTCGCGCACCCGCAGCGACCGCCAGACCCTCTTCCTGTCCGCCACGCTCGACGGCCGCGTCGGCGAGATCGCCCGCGCCTACACGCGCGACCCGAAGCTCATCGAGTACACGCCGCCCCAGCAGGACCAGGGCAAGATCGTCCACCACTTCCGCCGCGTCACCCGCGACGAGAAGATCGAGCACCTCGTCGAGCACCTGCGCGACGCGGAGCGCGGCCTGACCGTCGTCTTCGTGAAGACGAAGTTCGGCGCCGACAAGGTCGTCCGCAAGCTGAAGGCCGCCAGCGTCGACGCCGTCGCGCTGCACGGCAACCGCTCGCAGGCCCAGCGCCGCAAGGCCCTCGCCGCCTTCGAGCAGGGCGAGGTCACCACGCTCGTCGCCACCGACGTCGCGGCGCGCGGCCTGGACGTCGAGGGCGTCACGCACGTCCTGCAGTACGACATCCCGGTCGACATGGAGACGTACACGCACCGCGTCGGCCGCACCGGCCGCGCAGGCCGCTCGGGCATCGGCGTCACGTTCGTCGAGCCCGAGGAGGAGCTGGACATGGGCGTCATGGGCCGCGACCTCGAGCTGCACGAGGAGCTGGGCCGCGCCGGCCTGCGCGTCGCGCAGCCGGGCGAGAAGGGCCCCGGCGTCCAGCGCAAGCAGGCGCCGCGCCAGCCGCGCCCGGGCCGCGAGGGCGGTCAGGGCGGCGGCGGCCGCGGGCCCCAGGGCGGCGGCCGCCGCGCCGGCCAGAGCCGCTCGGACCACCCGGGCGGCGGCCGCGGCGACGGCCAGGGCGGCCGCGGCCGATCCCGCGGCGAGGGCGGCCGCGGCGGCCACGGCCAGGGCGGGCGCTCCGGCGGCCGGTCCGGCGGCCGCCAGGGCGGCCGCGGCGGGCGGTAG
- a CDS encoding type IV toxin-antitoxin system AbiEi family antitoxin domain-containing protein — protein sequence MSSPPHATPFLAAAAQSGATVLPRDWDRVVADLAGAQHGVVARRQLLDLGMSHAAIDHRIRRGRLHVLFPGVYAVGHTRLAPAGRTMAAVLAGGPGAAASHRSAAALWGLLDGEQQRVSVAVLRTGTPRAGVRWHRVRQWDERDRATVAGIPVTSPARTALDLAPRSSDRTLDRLLRRMEDLRLFDLRELERVMRRRAPGVGRLRQAVAAMTIGPAAALRTKAELERRFLELLVGEALALPATNVLVATPWATHEVDAFWAAQRLVIELDGWETHRDREAFRRDHRRTADLTAAGFREVRLTWEQVVDQPAGTAERLRQLVPPAAANSTATRGAVGGQDDAVGRSAPRRARSSPR from the coding sequence ATGTCCTCGCCCCCGCACGCCACGCCGTTCCTGGCGGCGGCCGCGCAGTCCGGAGCCACCGTTCTCCCGCGCGACTGGGATCGCGTGGTGGCTGATCTGGCGGGGGCGCAGCACGGCGTCGTAGCGCGTCGGCAGCTTCTCGACCTCGGGATGAGCCATGCGGCCATCGACCACCGGATTCGTCGTGGCCGCCTGCACGTCCTCTTCCCCGGCGTCTACGCGGTCGGGCACACCCGCCTCGCGCCGGCCGGTCGCACCATGGCCGCCGTGCTCGCCGGCGGCCCCGGCGCCGCGGCGAGCCATCGCTCGGCGGCCGCGCTCTGGGGGCTGCTCGACGGCGAGCAGCAACGAGTGTCCGTGGCCGTGCTCCGGACCGGAACACCGCGCGCCGGGGTGCGGTGGCACCGGGTGCGGCAATGGGACGAGCGCGACCGGGCCACCGTCGCCGGCATCCCCGTGACGTCGCCCGCGCGCACGGCGCTCGACCTGGCGCCCCGGTCGAGCGACCGCACGCTCGACCGTCTGCTCCGACGGATGGAAGATCTGCGGCTCTTCGATCTGCGTGAGCTCGAGCGGGTCATGCGACGCCGCGCGCCCGGGGTCGGCCGGCTGCGGCAGGCGGTCGCGGCCATGACCATCGGCCCCGCCGCAGCCCTGCGCACGAAGGCCGAGCTGGAGCGGCGCTTCCTCGAGCTGCTGGTCGGCGAGGCCTTGGCGCTGCCGGCCACCAACGTCCTGGTCGCGACGCCGTGGGCGACGCACGAGGTCGACGCGTTCTGGGCCGCGCAACGGCTCGTCATCGAGCTCGACGGGTGGGAGACGCACCGCGACCGCGAGGCGTTCCGCCGGGACCACCGGCGCACGGCCGACCTGACGGCGGCCGGCTTCCGCGAGGTGCGCCTGACGTGGGAGCAGGTCGTGGACCAGCCGGCCGGCACGGCGGAGCGCCTGCGGCAGCTCGTCCCGCCGGCGGCCGCCAACTCGACGGCCACGCGTGGGGCGGTCGGTGGGCAGGACGACGCGGTCGGCCGGTCCGCCCCGCGACGTGCCCGATCCTCGCCGCGCTGA
- a CDS encoding tripartite tricarboxylate transporter permease encodes MDLALLHGLTDPVLAANLLDGFGNVLTVQNLLLAAAGVTLGTLVGVLPGIGPALTIALLLPLTFNFSDPTGAFILFAGIYAGGMYGGSTTSILLNTPGESSSVATAIEGHQMARRGRARAALATAAIGSFVAGTIGIVLLTLVARPVADLAVKFRPEDYFALALIAFASVTTLVARSMIRGLISLALGILIGVVGIDQLTGQSRLTFGVDQLGNGVDIVIVAVGLFAVGEALHMAAKLRSGGADEEEIIDPGADGQAGDGDARDAADDGTGPSARGRAGRRRRNPWMTRQDVRRSWKPWLRGAAIGFPFGALPAGGAEVPTFLSYATEKRLTKHPDEFGKGAIEGVAGPEAANNASFSGTLVPLLTLGIPTSATAAIMLAAFQIFNLQPGPELFDTNSDLVWTLIASLYVGNVLLLLLNLPLIRVWVKVLEVPRPLLYAGILAFATLGVYSLSGSTVEVLVMYVIGVLGFFMRRYDFPVAPVILGVILGPVMEVQGRRALVGSGGDLSVFVSRPLTIVLLLVAVVALLMPYLPAIVARLRGRRDGRKLVFGEED; translated from the coding sequence ATGGACCTCGCGCTCCTGCACGGCCTGACCGACCCGGTCCTGGCCGCCAACCTGCTCGACGGCTTCGGCAACGTCCTGACCGTCCAGAACCTGCTGCTCGCGGCGGCCGGCGTCACCCTGGGCACCCTCGTCGGCGTGCTCCCGGGCATCGGTCCGGCGCTGACCATCGCGCTGCTGCTGCCGCTGACCTTCAACTTCTCCGACCCGACCGGCGCGTTCATCCTCTTCGCGGGGATCTACGCCGGCGGCATGTACGGCGGGTCGACGACGTCGATCCTGCTGAACACCCCGGGCGAGAGCTCGTCGGTCGCCACCGCGATCGAGGGCCACCAGATGGCCCGGAGAGGCCGCGCACGGGCGGCGCTGGCCACCGCCGCGATCGGCTCGTTCGTCGCCGGCACGATCGGCATCGTCCTGCTGACCCTCGTCGCGCGCCCCGTGGCGGACCTGGCGGTGAAGTTCCGGCCGGAGGACTACTTCGCGCTGGCGCTGATCGCGTTCGCGTCCGTCACCACCCTCGTCGCGCGGTCGATGATCCGCGGCCTGATCTCGCTCGCCCTCGGCATCCTCATCGGCGTCGTCGGCATCGACCAGCTCACGGGCCAGTCGCGTCTGACGTTCGGCGTCGACCAGCTCGGCAACGGCGTCGACATCGTGATCGTCGCCGTCGGCCTGTTCGCCGTCGGCGAGGCGCTCCACATGGCGGCGAAGCTGCGGTCGGGCGGGGCCGACGAGGAGGAGATCATCGACCCGGGGGCCGACGGCCAGGCCGGGGACGGCGATGCGCGCGACGCGGCCGACGACGGCACAGGGCCGTCCGCCAGGGGGCGCGCCGGTCGACGCCGCCGCAACCCCTGGATGACGCGCCAGGACGTGCGCCGGTCGTGGAAGCCGTGGCTGCGCGGCGCGGCGATCGGCTTCCCGTTCGGCGCCCTGCCGGCGGGCGGCGCCGAGGTGCCGACGTTCCTCTCGTACGCGACGGAGAAGCGGCTGACGAAGCACCCCGACGAGTTCGGCAAGGGCGCCATCGAGGGCGTCGCCGGGCCGGAGGCCGCGAACAACGCCTCCTTCTCCGGCACCCTCGTGCCGCTGCTGACGCTGGGCATCCCGACGTCGGCGACGGCGGCGATCATGCTCGCGGCGTTCCAGATCTTCAACCTGCAGCCGGGGCCGGAGCTCTTCGACACCAACAGCGATCTCGTGTGGACGCTGATCGCGTCGCTCTACGTCGGCAACGTGCTGCTCCTGCTCCTCAACCTGCCGCTGATCCGCGTGTGGGTGAAGGTCCTCGAGGTGCCGCGGCCGCTGCTCTACGCCGGGATCCTGGCCTTCGCCACCCTCGGCGTCTACTCGCTGTCGGGCAGCACGGTCGAGGTGCTGGTGATGTACGTCATCGGCGTCCTCGGGTTCTTCATGCGCCGCTACGACTTCCCCGTCGCCCCGGTGATCCTGGGCGTCATCCTTGGCCCGGTGATGGAGGTCCAGGGCCGCCGCGCCCTCGTCGGCTCGGGCGGCGACCTGTCCGTCTTCGTCTCGCGCCCGCTGACGATCGTGCTGCTGCTCGTGGCGGTCGTGGCGCTGCTGATGCCGTACCTGCCGGCGATCGTGGCCCGCCTGCGCGGGCGCCGGGACGGGCGGAAGCTGGTGTTCGGCGAGGAGGACTGA
- a CDS encoding tripartite tricarboxylate transporter TctB family protein produces the protein MSTDGLHTTTTEPARGVVHERHVPWAGPRLVGVVLLALGVASLVATTAIHSAELGWSLEGPRMAPLIGSVALIVLSLLYLLRTVWRPDVDLARFAANEAEATHWPTPGALLAALVGYALLLGTLGYALATTVFVWLVSWLLGSRSPGRDAIVAVALGVGVGYAFSRWLGVRLPAGPWGI, from the coding sequence ATGAGCACCGACGGCCTGCACACCACCACCACGGAGCCGGCGCGCGGCGTGGTCCACGAGCGGCACGTCCCGTGGGCAGGGCCGCGCCTCGTGGGCGTCGTCCTGCTGGCGCTCGGCGTCGCGTCGCTCGTGGCGACGACCGCGATCCACTCCGCCGAGCTCGGCTGGTCGCTCGAGGGGCCGCGCATGGCGCCGCTCATCGGCTCCGTCGCGCTCATCGTCCTGTCGCTGCTCTACCTGCTGCGGACGGTCTGGCGGCCCGACGTCGACCTGGCCCGCTTCGCCGCGAACGAGGCCGAGGCCACGCACTGGCCCACGCCCGGCGCGCTGCTCGCGGCGCTCGTCGGCTACGCGCTGCTGCTCGGCACGCTCGGCTACGCGCTCGCGACGACCGTCTTCGTCTGGCTCGTCTCGTGGCTGCTCGGCAGCCGCAGCCCGGGCCGCGACGCCATCGTCGCCGTCGCCCTGGGCGTCGGCGTGGGCTACGCGTTCTCGCGCTGGCTCGGCGTCCGCCTGCCGGCCGGCCCGTGGGGGATCTGA
- a CDS encoding tripartite tricarboxylate transporter substrate-binding protein: MRQTTMRWAIGGVLVVLCLIAAVAPGGTVGGDDDGPYPDRRISIMAPADPGGGWDSTARALQSTIREAFPDGPGADVYNVTGAGGTLGLSQLVTKNDGDPYQLMVMGLVMMGAIETNRSAATLDDVTPIATLTTETEAIVVPASSPIRTLDDLVARLKRDPGSIRWAGGSAGGTDQLLVGELARTIGADPKRTKYIAHSGGGEANTAILSGAVDVGVSGISEFTAQVEAGKMRLLAVSSPSNVTVDGKRPRTLRQQGIDLELTNWRGIVAPPGISAEQRAKVTAYVRRVLGTPAWRANLKRFDWAPFVRTGPQLDRFFATEGARVHQVVSDLGLGE, encoded by the coding sequence GTGAGACAGACCACCATGCGGTGGGCGATCGGCGGCGTGCTGGTCGTCCTCTGCCTGATCGCGGCCGTGGCCCCCGGCGGGACCGTCGGCGGCGACGACGACGGGCCGTACCCCGACCGGCGCATCTCGATCATGGCCCCGGCCGACCCCGGCGGCGGCTGGGACTCGACCGCGCGGGCGCTGCAGTCCACGATCCGCGAGGCGTTCCCCGACGGCCCGGGCGCGGACGTCTACAACGTGACGGGCGCCGGCGGCACGCTCGGGCTGTCGCAGCTCGTGACGAAGAACGACGGCGACCCGTACCAGCTCATGGTCATGGGCCTGGTGATGATGGGCGCGATCGAGACGAACCGCTCCGCGGCGACGCTCGACGACGTCACGCCGATCGCGACCCTGACGACGGAGACCGAGGCGATCGTGGTGCCGGCCAGCTCGCCGATCCGCACGCTCGACGACCTGGTCGCCCGGCTCAAGCGGGATCCGGGCTCGATCCGCTGGGCCGGCGGCTCGGCGGGCGGCACCGACCAGCTGCTCGTGGGCGAGCTCGCCCGCACGATCGGCGCGGACCCGAAGCGCACGAAGTACATCGCGCACTCCGGCGGCGGCGAGGCCAACACCGCGATCCTCTCGGGCGCCGTCGACGTCGGCGTCTCCGGCATCTCGGAGTTCACCGCGCAGGTCGAGGCGGGGAAGATGCGGCTGCTGGCCGTGTCGTCGCCGTCGAACGTGACGGTCGACGGGAAGCGCCCGCGGACGCTCAGGCAGCAGGGCATCGACCTGGAGCTGACGAACTGGCGCGGCATCGTCGCGCCGCCGGGGATCAGCGCCGAGCAGCGCGCGAAGGTCACGGCGTACGTGCGCCGCGTGCTGGGCACGCCGGCGTGGCGGGCGAACCTGAAGCGCTTCGACTGGGCGCCGTTCGTGCGCACCGGTCCGCAGCTGGACCGCTTCTTCGCGACCGAGGGTGCGCGCGTGCACCAGGTCGTCTCCGACCTCGGACTGGGGGAGTAG